The following are encoded together in the Robertmurraya sp. FSL R5-0851 genome:
- the preA gene encoding NAD-dependent dihydropyrimidine dehydrogenase subunit PreA, which translates to MADLRINLAGIQSPNPFWLASAPPTNSGYQVQRAFEAGWGGAVWKTLGEPILNVSSRFAAVSFNGQRVAGFNNIELITDRPLEVNLKEIAETKKKFPNHAIIASLMVEPKQEKWHEIVKKVEAIGVDGLELNFGCPHGMAERGMGSASGQVPELVEKQTYWVKEVAQTPVIVKLTPNITDITVTAEAATRGGADAISMINTINSLAGVDIDTWNTIPHVAGKGAHGGYCGPAVKPIALNMVGECARNPHINVPISGIGGISNWRDTVEFLLMGATGVQVCTAAMHHGFRIVEDMIEGLNNYLDDKGIASVMDIVGKSVPKYSDWGNLDLNYKIVARINNDVCINCNKCHIACEDTSHQCIDMLKGANGESILRVREEDCVGCNLCSIVCPVDGAIDMVELPNELPPMTWNERQAALGAIACDADIIKR; encoded by the coding sequence ATGGCAGATTTACGTATCAACTTGGCAGGGATTCAATCCCCGAATCCTTTCTGGCTCGCTTCAGCTCCCCCGACAAACTCTGGATACCAAGTGCAGAGAGCCTTTGAGGCGGGTTGGGGTGGCGCTGTTTGGAAAACGCTTGGAGAACCGATTCTGAATGTTTCATCTCGATTTGCTGCTGTAAGCTTTAATGGGCAAAGAGTGGCAGGCTTTAACAATATTGAACTGATCACCGATCGACCACTTGAGGTGAATCTGAAGGAAATCGCGGAAACCAAAAAGAAATTCCCCAATCACGCAATCATTGCTTCTCTTATGGTAGAGCCCAAACAAGAAAAGTGGCATGAGATTGTCAAAAAGGTAGAAGCAATAGGTGTAGACGGGTTAGAGCTCAATTTTGGTTGCCCGCACGGAATGGCAGAAAGAGGAATGGGATCAGCCTCTGGCCAAGTACCTGAGCTAGTCGAAAAACAAACGTATTGGGTAAAGGAAGTTGCCCAAACACCCGTCATTGTTAAGCTCACGCCGAATATTACCGATATCACCGTTACAGCTGAGGCAGCAACAAGGGGTGGTGCCGATGCCATCAGTATGATCAATACCATCAATAGCTTAGCTGGTGTCGATATTGATACTTGGAACACCATTCCTCATGTTGCTGGTAAAGGAGCGCACGGCGGATATTGCGGACCCGCAGTAAAGCCGATTGCTTTAAATATGGTCGGTGAATGTGCGAGAAATCCCCATATTAATGTTCCGATTTCTGGAATTGGTGGAATCTCAAACTGGAGAGATACCGTGGAATTTTTGTTGATGGGAGCGACAGGCGTCCAAGTGTGTACAGCTGCCATGCATCACGGCTTCCGAATTGTTGAGGATATGATTGAAGGCTTAAACAATTATTTAGATGACAAAGGAATCGCTTCGGTCATGGATATTGTGGGGAAATCTGTGCCAAAATACTCTGATTGGGGAAATCTGGACCTTAATTATAAAATCGTTGCAAGAATTAATAACGATGTATGTATCAATTGCAATAAATGTCATATCGCGTGTGAGGACACTTCTCACCAGTGCATTGATATGTTAAAAGGAGCAAATGGAGAAAGTATCTTACGAGTACGAGAAGAAGATTGTGTAGGTTGTAATTTATGCTCGATTGTTTGTCCTGTTGACGGTGCAATTGACATGGTTGAACTACCAAACGAGCTGCCACCTATGACTTGGAACGAAAGGCAAGCAGCACTAGGTGCCATAGCTTGTGATGCAGACATTATAAAAAGATAG
- a CDS encoding NAD(P)-dependent oxidoreductase produces the protein MSTVKQSRISYDHIAANFQEVHPGLSNREAVEEANRCLYCYDAPCITACPTGIDIPTFIKKIASGNIKGSATTIMSANPIGASCSRVCPTEELCEGSCVLNHSTKPIMIGNLQRYATDWAMKNNQILFKAGKKNGTRVAIIGGGPAGLSAARELGILGYDVTIFEAAEHAGGLNTYGIVSFRLPKEVSFWEVEQVESVDVKIKTNTKVGIDISVQEILENYDVVILAIGMSSVPNIGIEGEDLQGVYDAIEFVKQTKTSPITNEFLGKKVVVIGAGNTAIDGATCSVRLGAENVKILYRRTLEEMTAYDFEYEFAKQDGVEFRWLTAPVRIIGDELGNVKAIECIKMELTEAGEDGRRKPVPVKGSEFQLEVDAVIKAIGQSRYVNLIEEMNLEHDGGVVTINENTYQTSNKKVFACGDVIFGKGQGEAMVVSAAQQGKKTAHAIHQMINKTVSETA, from the coding sequence TTGAGTACGGTAAAACAATCGAGAATTTCCTACGATCATATAGCTGCTAACTTTCAGGAGGTCCATCCCGGACTTTCCAATCGAGAGGCGGTAGAGGAAGCAAATCGCTGCCTTTATTGCTATGATGCACCTTGTATTACAGCCTGTCCAACAGGGATTGATATCCCAACCTTCATTAAAAAAATAGCCTCAGGAAATATAAAAGGTTCCGCAACCACCATCATGTCAGCCAATCCAATTGGCGCAAGCTGCTCCCGTGTCTGCCCAACAGAAGAATTATGTGAAGGCTCATGTGTACTCAACCATTCTACTAAACCAATTATGATTGGAAACCTACAACGATATGCTACCGATTGGGCTATGAAAAATAATCAAATTCTTTTTAAAGCTGGTAAGAAAAACGGTACTAGGGTTGCCATAATCGGTGGTGGACCTGCCGGACTATCTGCTGCGAGAGAGCTCGGTATCCTCGGCTATGACGTTACCATTTTTGAAGCAGCTGAACATGCTGGCGGATTGAATACGTACGGTATTGTCTCGTTCCGACTGCCAAAGGAAGTATCGTTCTGGGAAGTCGAACAAGTGGAAAGTGTCGATGTGAAAATTAAGACAAACACAAAGGTTGGCATCGACATCTCTGTCCAAGAAATTCTAGAAAACTATGATGTGGTTATTTTAGCGATTGGCATGTCTAGTGTTCCTAATATAGGAATTGAGGGTGAAGATTTACAAGGAGTATATGATGCGATTGAGTTTGTAAAACAAACGAAAACAAGTCCTATTACTAATGAGTTCCTTGGAAAAAAAGTCGTTGTTATCGGCGCCGGTAATACGGCAATTGACGGCGCGACTTGTTCTGTTCGACTCGGAGCTGAAAATGTAAAGATCTTATACAGAAGAACTCTCGAGGAAATGACTGCGTATGACTTTGAATATGAATTTGCTAAGCAGGATGGAGTCGAGTTCAGATGGTTAACCGCACCCGTCAGAATTATCGGAGATGAGCTTGGGAATGTAAAAGCCATCGAATGTATTAAGATGGAACTAACCGAAGCAGGTGAGGATGGTCGAAGGAAGCCTGTTCCGGTAAAAGGATCTGAATTTCAATTAGAAGTGGATGCTGTTATAAAAGCGATTGGCCAGTCTAGATACGTAAATCTCATCGAGGAGATGAACCTCGAGCATGATGGTGGAGTCGTTACTATTAACGAAAACACATACCAAACCTCCAACAAAAAAGTATTTGCTTGTGGAGATGTTATTTTCGGAAAAGGTCAAGGAGAAGCGATGGTTGTTTCCGCAGCACAACAAGGAAAGAAAACTGCACACGCCATCCACCAAATGATTAACAAAACCGTATCTGAAACCGCCTAA
- a CDS encoding nitrilase-related carbon-nitrogen hydrolase, whose protein sequence is MADQVTIGLIQASNDVDGKEPVEVHKQKAIEKHITLVREAKEKGAQIVCLQEIFYGPYFCSEQNTKWYDAAEEIPNGPTTKLFQELAKELGVVIILPIYEREGIATYYNTAAVIDADGAYLGKYRKHHIPHVAVGDQGYGFWEKYYFKPGNLGYPVFDTAFAKIGVYICYDRHFPEGARVLGLNGAEIVFNPSATVSGTSEYLWKLEQPAHAVANGYYVAAINRVGYEGPWNMGEFYGQSYLVDPRGSFVAMGSRDKDEVIIGVMDKKMIREVRDVWQFYRDRRPETYEKMTSI, encoded by the coding sequence ATGGCAGATCAAGTAACCATTGGTTTAATTCAGGCAAGCAACGACGTGGATGGAAAAGAGCCCGTTGAGGTTCATAAACAAAAAGCCATCGAAAAACATATCACTCTCGTTCGTGAAGCAAAGGAAAAAGGGGCACAAATTGTTTGTTTACAAGAAATCTTTTACGGACCCTACTTTTGTTCTGAGCAAAATACAAAATGGTATGATGCGGCAGAGGAAATTCCTAATGGTCCCACAACAAAGCTATTTCAGGAACTTGCGAAGGAACTGGGAGTCGTAATTATTCTTCCAATCTATGAGCGTGAGGGCATTGCCACTTATTATAATACGGCAGCTGTCATTGATGCGGACGGTGCTTATTTAGGAAAATACCGCAAACACCATATCCCGCATGTGGCTGTAGGTGATCAGGGTTATGGCTTCTGGGAAAAATACTATTTCAAGCCTGGAAACTTAGGATACCCCGTATTTGATACCGCATTTGCAAAAATCGGAGTGTACATTTGTTATGACCGACATTTTCCAGAAGGTGCTCGAGTACTAGGACTTAATGGAGCAGAGATTGTGTTTAACCCTTCCGCCACAGTTTCTGGAACCTCCGAATACTTGTGGAAGCTTGAGCAACCTGCCCATGCAGTTGCCAACGGTTATTACGTGGCCGCTATCAATCGGGTTGGCTATGAAGGTCCATGGAATATGGGCGAATTTTATGGCCAGTCGTACCTCGTTGATCCAAGAGGAAGCTTTGTGGCCATGGGTAGCCGAGACAAAGATGAAGTAATCATTGGAGTAATGGATAAAAAAATGATTCGAGAAGTAAGAGATGTTTGGCAGTTTTACCGTGATCGACGTCCGGAAACGTATGAGAAAATGACCTCAATTTAG
- a CDS encoding STAS domain-containing protein, with the protein MHRNKELHKFLLDKSWQLTEDWYASLDKSDPAGVYSSKDPEVIENLKQQNYRFHLQLCEIFIKDEEQFTQDIQNWILEIVKDEPHFQTPNHFTLREFFRVQDQYLDFLQEFATIHEGTYDRHSINVWNRMIIKAFKLVMLRFVEELNEYTESRLRAQQELINELASPVIAIDNNAALLPLTGEIDTNRSRFIIENTLLQCSSKGITVLFIDLSGVVMIDTMVAHKLFQLIEALDLIGVNTVLSGLRPEIAQTSVQLGLNFNKVKIVSTLAKALATAKLVTDTLRGQITGICLPEMDSFKTTSSKGSGFLYDNKKDVMISNKIVLSH; encoded by the coding sequence ATGCATAGAAATAAAGAGCTACATAAGTTTTTACTTGATAAATCTTGGCAGCTAACAGAAGACTGGTATGCTTCCTTGGATAAGAGTGATCCTGCCGGAGTGTATTCTTCCAAGGATCCTGAAGTCATTGAAAACTTAAAACAGCAAAACTATCGTTTTCACTTACAGCTTTGCGAAATATTTATTAAAGATGAAGAGCAATTCACACAAGACATACAAAATTGGATACTAGAAATTGTTAAGGATGAACCACATTTCCAAACTCCTAACCATTTTACATTACGAGAGTTTTTTAGAGTACAAGACCAGTATCTAGATTTTCTTCAAGAGTTTGCGACCATCCATGAGGGGACATATGACCGACACTCAATAAATGTATGGAATCGTATGATTATTAAAGCCTTTAAGCTTGTGATGCTACGATTTGTTGAGGAATTAAATGAATATACTGAGAGCCGCCTGCGTGCACAGCAGGAATTAATAAATGAATTAGCCTCTCCCGTTATCGCTATCGATAATAACGCTGCATTATTACCATTAACTGGGGAAATTGATACAAATCGATCCAGGTTTATTATAGAGAATACTTTGTTGCAATGTTCCTCAAAAGGAATAACCGTGTTGTTTATTGACCTTTCTGGGGTCGTAATGATCGACACAATGGTTGCCCACAAGTTATTTCAGCTAATAGAAGCACTTGACTTAATCGGTGTGAATACCGTTCTTTCTGGGTTGCGCCCAGAAATCGCCCAAACGTCAGTCCAACTGGGCCTAAACTTTAATAAAGTCAAAATCGTGTCCACCCTCGCCAAAGCTCTCGCAACCGCTAAGCTGGTGACAGACACCCTTCGTGGACAAATCACAGGTATTTGTCTGCCTGAGATGGACAGTTTCAAAACCACTTCTTCAAAAGGAAGTGGTTTTTTATATGATAATAAAAAGGACGTAATGATATCTAACAAAATAGTTCTCAGTCACTAG
- the selB gene encoding selenocysteine-specific translation elongation factor, translated as MEKRYFTIGMAGHIDHGKTTLTKALTNVDTDRLKEEKERQISIELGFAPLYESENIQISVIDVPGHERFIRQMIAGVAGIDLVVLVVAADEGVMPQTKEHLEILGFLGIHSGIVAITKMDKVDEEFSELVKDDIYEELNGTVFENSPYVLVDSLSHKGIDELKLQIIKTLEQQDVRDTKGPFRLPIDQVFTVKGQGTVVRGTLYEGAVEEGQLLTIMPRGIEVRARQLQVHHEPAKQAFAGQRVAINLSNVSKEEIERGDVLVSSEHFNITRTVDVAIHMVEDLEYLVKQRMPIKCHIGTAEVMGRIVFFDRNELKAESGEILCQLRLEEEIVTKRGDRFILRRPSPQETIGGGWVIDPKGEKYRFGHQTIEELAKKKEGSPAERLTAALIEAKSLSIDELIKRTSLDQEEVSLALAGEEFIHYSSKEYTLQAIIKDVEEELFDRLNDYHNQFPLRNGVNKAELLQGLQKWYPKSLVEYVIEQGSATNLFQRKGQFVSLSSFTPHVPPSWMKRTDNLLNDLKRDGLQVKYLQEYIKGAGIPDALVEDVKRYWIEREMIISLDESYYYHGEVFTEAVNRLKAETNIEFDVGKAKEILGLSRKYMIPFLERLDENQITKRVENMRVWL; from the coding sequence ATGGAAAAACGATATTTTACAATAGGCATGGCTGGTCATATTGACCACGGAAAAACAACACTCACGAAGGCACTGACCAATGTTGATACCGATCGTTTAAAAGAAGAAAAAGAACGACAAATTTCGATAGAACTAGGGTTCGCCCCCTTATATGAGAGTGAAAATATACAAATATCAGTAATTGACGTTCCGGGACATGAGCGATTTATTAGGCAAATGATTGCTGGGGTGGCAGGTATCGATTTGGTCGTTCTTGTCGTCGCAGCAGATGAAGGAGTTATGCCACAAACAAAGGAGCATCTTGAAATACTCGGATTTTTAGGAATACATTCAGGTATTGTTGCGATTACAAAAATGGACAAGGTCGATGAGGAATTTTCAGAATTAGTAAAAGATGATATTTATGAAGAATTAAACGGTACGGTCTTTGAAAACTCTCCTTACGTCCTTGTTGACAGCCTTTCACATAAAGGAATTGACGAACTTAAATTACAAATTATAAAAACGCTAGAACAGCAAGACGTTCGTGATACAAAGGGACCATTTCGCTTGCCAATCGACCAAGTATTCACCGTAAAAGGACAGGGAACGGTTGTAAGAGGGACCCTGTATGAAGGGGCGGTTGAGGAAGGTCAACTTCTTACGATTATGCCTCGAGGAATTGAAGTTAGAGCAAGGCAGCTTCAGGTTCACCACGAACCAGCTAAACAAGCGTTCGCTGGTCAAAGAGTAGCGATTAATTTATCAAACGTATCTAAAGAGGAAATTGAACGCGGCGATGTACTTGTTTCCTCCGAGCATTTTAATATCACTCGTACAGTTGACGTTGCCATCCACATGGTAGAGGACCTTGAATATCTGGTAAAGCAAAGAATGCCGATTAAATGTCATATCGGAACGGCCGAAGTGATGGGAAGAATTGTATTTTTTGACCGTAATGAACTGAAAGCTGAAAGTGGGGAAATCCTTTGTCAATTAAGACTCGAGGAGGAAATCGTCACAAAGCGTGGAGATCGTTTTATTTTACGCAGACCTAGCCCACAGGAAACGATCGGCGGGGGCTGGGTTATCGATCCTAAAGGTGAGAAGTACCGTTTCGGACATCAAACGATTGAAGAGTTGGCGAAAAAGAAAGAAGGGTCACCGGCCGAACGCTTAACTGCCGCGTTAATCGAGGCCAAGAGTTTGTCCATCGATGAACTCATTAAGCGGACCTCTCTCGATCAGGAGGAAGTTTCTCTTGCTCTTGCTGGGGAAGAATTTATCCACTACTCTAGCAAGGAATACACCCTACAAGCCATCATTAAGGATGTTGAGGAAGAATTGTTCGATCGTTTAAATGACTACCATAACCAGTTCCCACTACGCAATGGGGTCAATAAAGCCGAGCTCCTACAAGGCTTACAAAAATGGTATCCGAAGTCGTTAGTCGAATATGTAATTGAACAAGGGTCTGCTACGAATCTGTTTCAGAGAAAGGGACAATTTGTTTCCTTATCCTCTTTTACTCCTCATGTTCCGCCTAGTTGGATGAAACGAACAGACAACCTATTAAATGATTTAAAAAGAGATGGTCTTCAAGTAAAATATTTACAGGAATATATTAAAGGAGCGGGAATTCCAGACGCCTTAGTCGAGGACGTTAAAAGATATTGGATCGAACGAGAAATGATTATTTCTCTTGACGAATCCTATTACTATCATGGAGAGGTTTTTACAGAAGCAGTGAATAGGCTTAAAGCTGAAACGAATATAGAGTTTGATGTAGGGAAAGCAAAAGAAATACTCGGATTATCAAGGAAATACATGATTCCTTTTTTAGAGCGATTAGATGAGAACCAAATCACAAAACGAGTTGAAAACATGCGAGTGTGGTTATAA
- a CDS encoding SMC family ATPase produces MRPLKLTMQAFGPYSRTEVIDFSELGNRTMFVISGKTGAGKTTIFDGISYAIYGKASGEDRNGPELRSQFADNDTLTEVSLEFLLRGKTYEISRSPQQEKKKARGDGVTSIGAKAELYVYDEDGTKQIVASNVRDVDEKIKQIMLIDSNQFRQIIMIPQGEFRKLLTSDSKEKEAILQRLFHTQLYKKIEEKLKEEAASLKAAVEKQLADRNLAIRKIHALFTEDLKEYMEAGSTNDLVIVPALIEEIQAMTEQISLFEKEISEKNQQRQVEQKKLYEAEIVIKQFEAKENALQNKLRLESQKEMFEKKRHDVELGKKAIFLLQQEQLCSRLKKELTAYETQANDLEEKQKALLVQGQKLEEAWQAEKEKEPQRRALEEGIHKLRSLKDDVHSYAKLEAEIRDLQLQCKKLEEDKTVAEKKGTEIEHRLKLYAQKKEEIDASKLVFLENKNLLEELKREADLISSLEKQRENLLTLEEKYNRKQAEFERTIARYLDSKSLVEELENSWMHGQASILASKLQNGAPCPVCGSEHHPKPTHLEDKTIPNEADLKAAKQQLEVLEKERNEGQSQSYKLQSSVEASTLLVSQTLESLQASKPDFSIEELSTFKETVLSKKSDVEAEQLKLQTGLEQLDTIVEGLKKLETAKAEWTLKAKELDESYQEARLSFVEKNSHFTRLQETIPEALRSVDMFDLEVIRQQSQLHELNTKLEQAQIALQNSKVSLSTIEGQLQSVHQSKKTKQDELQVEREVFKEKLEQQGFQNYKQYETAKRSEVELQQMETEITHYRESLRSATDRYTELEGQLKDVPMPHLQELTDLIDKMTQEIKEIDDQKSDLSFKKRENEQILETIYSLNKEMKQMEEQYKIIGNLADISKGNNNLRITFERYVLGSFLDDILREANGRLQKMTSGRFQLLRKMDKSKGNTQSGLELLVIDSYTGQERHVKTLSGGESFKASLSLALGLADVVQNYAGGVSLETMFIDEGFGTLDPESLDQAIEALIDIQSSGRLVGIISHVPELKERIDVRLEVVASQSGSTTHFQFIN; encoded by the coding sequence ATGAGACCTTTGAAGCTAACCATGCAGGCATTTGGCCCATACTCTCGTACAGAGGTGATTGACTTTTCCGAGCTTGGAAACAGAACGATGTTTGTCATCTCTGGGAAAACAGGGGCAGGAAAAACAACCATTTTTGACGGAATTAGCTATGCCATCTATGGAAAAGCGAGTGGGGAAGATCGAAATGGTCCAGAGCTTCGTAGCCAATTTGCCGACAACGATACATTAACAGAGGTATCATTGGAATTTCTTCTTCGAGGCAAAACGTATGAGATTAGTCGTTCTCCTCAACAAGAAAAGAAAAAGGCACGGGGTGATGGGGTTACCTCAATTGGCGCAAAAGCTGAGCTGTATGTATACGATGAGGATGGAACGAAGCAAATCGTCGCATCTAATGTTCGTGATGTGGATGAAAAAATAAAACAAATCATGCTGATTGACAGCAATCAATTCCGCCAAATTATTATGATCCCACAAGGGGAATTTAGAAAGTTATTAACCTCTGATAGCAAAGAAAAAGAAGCCATCCTGCAACGCTTATTCCATACTCAGCTGTATAAGAAAATTGAGGAAAAGCTAAAAGAAGAAGCCGCTTCTTTAAAAGCAGCTGTAGAAAAACAGCTTGCAGACCGTAACCTTGCGATTCGAAAAATACACGCCTTGTTTACAGAGGATTTAAAAGAGTATATGGAAGCGGGCAGTACAAATGATCTTGTTATTGTACCGGCATTAATAGAAGAAATTCAAGCAATGACAGAGCAAATCTCGTTATTTGAAAAAGAAATATCGGAAAAAAATCAACAGCGTCAAGTAGAGCAAAAAAAGCTTTATGAGGCAGAAATCGTTATAAAACAGTTCGAAGCAAAGGAAAATGCCCTTCAGAACAAGCTGCGCCTTGAAAGCCAAAAGGAAATGTTTGAGAAAAAAAGGCATGACGTAGAATTAGGAAAAAAAGCGATATTCTTGCTACAGCAAGAGCAACTATGTTCTAGGTTAAAAAAAGAACTAACCGCTTACGAAACTCAAGCGAATGACTTGGAAGAAAAGCAAAAGGCATTGTTGGTTCAAGGGCAAAAACTTGAAGAAGCATGGCAAGCCGAAAAGGAAAAAGAACCTCAAAGAAGAGCATTAGAGGAAGGAATACACAAACTGAGATCCTTAAAGGACGATGTACACTCTTATGCGAAACTTGAAGCTGAAATCCGCGACCTTCAACTACAATGTAAAAAACTGGAAGAGGACAAGACAGTAGCGGAAAAAAAGGGAACAGAAATTGAACATCGTCTTAAATTATACGCCCAGAAAAAAGAAGAAATAGATGCAAGCAAACTTGTTTTTCTAGAAAACAAAAACCTCCTTGAAGAGTTAAAGCGTGAAGCAGATCTAATTTCTTCGCTAGAAAAACAGAGGGAAAACCTGTTAACTTTAGAAGAGAAATACAATCGAAAACAAGCGGAGTTTGAGCGAACAATTGCACGCTACTTGGATTCCAAATCTCTCGTGGAAGAACTAGAAAACAGCTGGATGCATGGACAAGCTTCTATACTAGCCAGTAAGCTTCAAAACGGTGCTCCTTGTCCAGTTTGCGGGTCAGAACACCATCCAAAACCGACTCATCTGGAAGATAAAACCATTCCAAATGAAGCCGATTTGAAAGCTGCGAAACAACAGCTTGAAGTATTAGAGAAAGAGAGAAACGAAGGACAGTCACAAAGTTACAAGTTACAATCGAGCGTGGAAGCCTCCACACTATTAGTCTCTCAAACACTAGAGTCTTTACAAGCGAGTAAGCCTGATTTTTCAATTGAGGAACTATCTACTTTCAAAGAGACCGTTTTAAGTAAGAAAAGTGATGTCGAGGCGGAGCAACTAAAATTACAAACAGGTCTTGAACAGCTGGATACAATTGTGGAGGGCCTAAAGAAACTAGAAACAGCAAAGGCGGAATGGACACTGAAGGCCAAAGAGCTAGACGAATCCTACCAGGAAGCTAGACTCTCGTTCGTTGAAAAAAACAGCCATTTTACTAGACTTCAAGAAACAATTCCTGAAGCACTTCGTTCAGTTGATATGTTCGACCTAGAAGTAATCCGTCAGCAAAGCCAGTTACACGAACTCAACACCAAGCTTGAACAGGCACAAATAGCACTACAAAATTCTAAAGTTTCCCTTTCCACGATTGAAGGACAGCTTCAGTCAGTCCATCAGTCAAAGAAGACGAAACAGGACGAGCTTCAAGTGGAGCGAGAAGTGTTTAAGGAAAAACTAGAACAACAAGGCTTTCAAAACTATAAGCAATATGAAACAGCAAAGCGCTCCGAAGTGGAACTTCAACAAATGGAAACAGAGATTACACACTATCGTGAGTCACTTCGCTCAGCAACCGATCGCTACACAGAATTAGAAGGACAATTAAAGGATGTACCCATGCCCCATCTTCAAGAATTAACTGACCTCATTGATAAAATGACTCAGGAAATTAAAGAGATTGATGATCAAAAGAGTGACTTAAGCTTTAAAAAGCGAGAAAACGAACAGATATTAGAAACGATTTATTCCTTGAACAAAGAAATGAAGCAAATGGAAGAACAGTACAAAATAATTGGTAATCTTGCCGATATTTCAAAAGGCAACAATAATCTACGAATCACATTTGAGAGATATGTACTTGGTTCTTTTTTAGACGACATCTTAAGAGAAGCGAATGGACGATTGCAAAAAATGACGAGTGGAAGATTCCAACTTCTTCGAAAAATGGATAAATCAAAAGGGAACACACAAAGCGGACTTGAGCTCCTCGTCATTGATTCATATACGGGTCAAGAACGTCACGTAAAAACATTATCTGGTGGAGAGAGCTTTAAAGCCTCACTTTCTTTAGCACTTGGACTAGCTGATGTTGTCCAGAATTATGCGGGTGGTGTTTCCCTAGAGACGATGTTTATTGATGAAGGCTTTGGTACGTTGGACCCAGAATCACTTGACCAAGCGATTGAGGCACTCATTGACATTCAAAGTAGCGGACGACTAGTTGGGATCATATCACACGTACCTGAGCTAAAGGAACGAATTGATGTGCGACTAGAGGTTGTTGCTAGCCAGAGTGGAAGTACTACTCACTTTCAATTTATTAATTAA
- a CDS encoding exonuclease SbcCD subunit D: MKFIHTADWHLGKLVHGIYMTDDQKEVLNQFIQVVAEEQPDAVVIAGDLYDRSVPPTEAVELLDQVLFEMNVGLNIPIVAIAGNHDSAERLSFGTSWYRNSQLYLTGKPEANFQPVQINGVNFYCVPYSEPGIIRQLLNEESIHSHQEAMKRIIGKIEEQLDPNTPNVFVGHAFVLGGESSDSERSLSVGGSGCVSQDLFTPFHYTALGHLHSPDAIKHDKIFYSGSLLKYSFSEAKQKKSIQIVEMDEKGDFTIRYRSLTPKQDMRELVGYLDELLDTSFYEKQKVDDYLSITLLDEGALLDPIGKLRHVYPNVLHLERQTVLKDMKEKKLLNVIGQERKSELDLFEQFYKEMTSEEFSPEKKRIMTGVIESVLKEEL; this comes from the coding sequence TTGAAATTTATTCATACAGCGGACTGGCATTTAGGAAAGCTCGTCCACGGTATATATATGACGGACGACCAGAAAGAAGTATTAAACCAATTTATCCAAGTGGTTGCTGAGGAGCAGCCCGATGCGGTTGTCATTGCAGGAGACCTATACGATCGTTCTGTTCCACCAACTGAAGCGGTTGAACTGCTCGACCAAGTATTGTTCGAAATGAATGTAGGTCTAAATATTCCCATCGTGGCCATCGCCGGGAATCATGATAGTGCCGAACGTTTATCCTTTGGAACCTCCTGGTATCGAAATAGTCAATTATACTTAACAGGGAAACCTGAAGCAAACTTTCAACCTGTACAAATAAATGGGGTGAACTTTTACTGTGTCCCCTATTCAGAACCTGGAATTATTCGCCAATTATTAAATGAGGAAAGCATTCATAGTCATCAGGAAGCAATGAAGAGGATCATTGGAAAAATAGAAGAGCAGTTAGACCCGAACACACCAAATGTATTCGTCGGACATGCCTTCGTCTTAGGAGGAGAGTCATCGGATTCTGAACGGTCCTTATCTGTAGGAGGATCCGGTTGTGTCTCACAGGATTTATTTACTCCTTTCCATTATACAGCCTTAGGTCATTTGCACAGTCCTGATGCTATTAAACATGATAAAATCTTCTATTCTGGATCTCTATTAAAATATTCCTTCTCAGAAGCGAAGCAGAAGAAATCCATTCAGATCGTAGAGATGGATGAAAAAGGTGATTTTACCATTCGTTACCGTTCCTTAACACCCAAACAGGACATGCGTGAACTCGTTGGATACTTAGATGAACTTTTGGATACGAGCTTTTACGAAAAACAAAAGGTCGATGATTATTTGAGTATTACGTTACTAGACGAAGGGGCATTACTTGATCCGATCGGAAAGCTTCGTCATGTCTATCCAAATGTCCTTCATTTAGAAAGACAGACCGTGTTAAAGGATATGAAGGAAAAGAAATTACTCAATGTGATCGGTCAGGAAAGGAAATCGGAACTTGATCTATTTGAACAGTTTTATAAAGAAATGACTTCAGAAGAATTCTCGCCTGAAAAGAAAAGGATTATGACAGGGGTCATCGAGAGTGTCTTAAAGGAGGAACTATAA